Proteins from a genomic interval of Capsicum annuum cultivar UCD-10X-F1 chromosome 4, UCD10Xv1.1, whole genome shotgun sequence:
- the LOC124898083 gene encoding uncharacterized protein LOC124898083 has product MVIFDRNCDLSITEYFEKKRAIANSLAESLYIVQDDDFISFVLKGLDSSFEIFKAALNMCSGRMTLKELLGLLLQEEEHLTEEICSIAINTQFGSTPSHALLTQNLAYPPPSPPVHNTNQSSILGSPPLSNLVAYNSHNHAQSMVPQQYSYSAFSQPNNRHSKHRVLCQICGKTNHEARICYHHSNEKDYTPTRTSTSWSTFKQAHFASSSAIVDTAWYFDSTATHHVTSDMANLTL; this is encoded by the exons ATGGTGATTTTCGATCGTAATT GCGATCTTTCCATCACAGAATACTTTGAGAAGAAACGCGCAATCGCCAACTCTTTAGCAGAAAGCTTGTACATTGTACAAGATGATGACTTCATCTCATTTGTTCTTAAAGGTCTGGATTCTTCATTCGAAATTTTCAAGGCTGCACTTAATATGTGTTCTGGTCGTATGACTCTCAAAGAACTACTTGGACTCCTCCTTCAGGAAGAAGAACACTTGACTGAAGAAATTTGTTCTATCGCTATTAATACTCAATTTGGTTCTACTCCTTCTCATGCCCTCttaactcaaaatttagcttatcCTCCTCCCTCGCCACCCGTTCACAATACCAAtcaatcatctattcttggatcACCCCCACTCTCTAATCTTGTTGCATACAATTCTCATAATCATGCTCAATCTATGGTACCTCAACAGTATTCCTATTCCGCATTCTCTCAGCCCAATAATCGTCATTCCAAGCATCGTGTGCTATGTCAAATATGTGGTAAAACTAATCATGAAGCTCGTATTTGCTACCATCACTCCAATGAAAAAGATTACACACCAACAAGGACATCAACATCATGGTCAACTTTCAAACAAGCACATTTTGCTTCTTCTTCGGCTATTGTTGATACTGCTTGGTATTTTGATTCGACTGCTACACATCATGTGACCTCAGACATGGCTAACCTCACGTTATAG
- the LOC124897753 gene encoding basic leucine zipper 4-like codes for MMFEDPVHYHLPVHEDVLSPSDIDEILSLLQPELPVHESTSGSETTRLVFSLEERKRRRKISNRESARRSRFRQKKHVDNLTEQVDRLKVENRELKNRLCVVTHHCQAAQSETDRLILESIVLQQQLAGLCQILNPMQLQ; via the coding sequence ATGATGTTTGAAGATCCGGTTCACTACCATCTCCCGGTTCATGAAGATGTTCTTTCACCTAGTGATATCGATGAAATATTATCTCTTTTACAACCCGAGCTCCCGGTTCATGAGTCTACATCCGGTTCAGAAACAACCCGGTTGGTCTTTTCCTTAGAAGAACGTAAGCGACGTCGAAAGATATCGAACCGGGAGTCAGCACGCCGGTCCAGATTCCGTCAGAAAAAACACGTAGATAATCTTACGGAACAAGTAGACCGGCTTAAAGTCGAGAACCGGGAGTTAAAAAACCGGTTATGTGTAGTTACTCATCATTGTCAAGCGGCTCAAAGTGAAACGGACCGGCTTATTCTCGAGTCAATTGTACTTCAACAACAACTAGCCGGTTTATGTCAAATCTTGAATCCCATGCAACTCCAATAA